The sequence CCGGCGGAGCCTTCCTGCGAGACTGCGCCCCTCGGCATTGGCCGGTTCTCGAAATGGACAACCGGCTTTAATTGCTGACAGCCAAGCAAGGCTGCCAACTCGGACCTAAGCTAGCACCCGCACAAAGCCTTCCAGATCGACTAAGTTGTGTTCTTGATGGATTAAATTGCTGAGCCGCCTATCCAGATGTCGAGAACCTCCGACTGGCCGCTGCCGCCGGACAGCCTGCGCCTGCTGCTGCCGCCCGTGCTGCTCGCCAAGCTCGCCGCGCATCCGCTGAGCCGCGACCTCTACCCCACCTCGCTGGGCCACTACCGGCGTGCCCGCGACCACCAGATGAGCCGCGACCGCCACGACGACCACCTGCTGATCTATTGCAGCGAGGGTGTTGGCCATCTTCTCGCCGACACCACGGAAGGCCCGCAGGCGCTGCGCGTCGGCAGCGGCGACCTGATCTGGCTGCCGCCGGGCATGGCGCACGAATACCGCGCCGACCATGAACAACCCTGGAGCATCTCCTGGGTCCACCTGCGCGGCGACGGCGCACACTGGCTGCGCCAGGCTGCCGGCTACGACGCCTCGCCGCTGCGCCATTGGGGCGTGCAGCACGCGCTGCTGGGCGGTTTCACCCAACTGCTCGAGGCCGGTCACAGCG is a genomic window of Pseudomonas knackmussii B13 containing:
- a CDS encoding AraC family transcriptional regulator — its product is MSRTSDWPLPPDSLRLLLPPVLLAKLAAHPLSRDLYPTSLGHYRRARDHQMSRDRHDDHLLIYCSEGVGHLLADTTEGPQALRVGSGDLIWLPPGMAHEYRADHEQPWSISWVHLRGDGAHWLRQAAGYDASPLRHWGVQHALLGGFTQLLEAGHSGYRFQPYLLAASRLRALLCQLPLLRPLREGGLDLDGLHAYMRENLHRRLELAQLAAFCNLSKFHFVNRYRVLTGRTPVQHFLHLKIEYACQLLDSSGHSVAQVSEALGYDDSYYFSRLFSKVMGLSPSAYRARLGEGRGGA